The DNA segment CGAAGATCGGGCAGGGTCGCTGGGAGACGGCCGAGAGGATCGTCGAGGAGAACGAGAACGCCTACCTGATCACGATGGACGAGGTGACGCCCGACAGGCTGCGGAACTTCGACATGGACGCGTTCGTCAACACGGGCTGTCCGCGGATCACCACCGACGACGGCCCGCGTTTTCACAAACCCATGCTGACGCCCGGCGAGTACGAGATCGCGGTCGGTAACGAGCCCCTCGACTCGCTCTCGTTCGATACGTTCCACGGAACCTGGTAAACCTACGTTCTTACGGTTCGGGTACGCGGAGCGTACCACTCACCGCAAAGACCCGGAGCGAAAAGTTCGGTACGGATTCACTGCGTTAGCCCGCCACTCGTCCATCGGCATCGCGTCTCGCTCTCGCCGATCGTCACCGGAACGATCCGGCGTGACGTCGACGAGTGCACTGGACACCACGGACCGATACGAGCACGGACTGAGCGCAATCGATATCCGTTTTGTAGCGATCATAGATAGGGAGTCACGGGATGTCCGTCATTGTTCGTATCACATATGTGTCTATTATCCTAACAACTATAACGATGTTTTATCTACTCCACTTCATGAACTCACCGAGGAACACGATCGATGACTCAGGAACCGGATGTCTCATCGAATACACGATGAACTCGAGCCAGCCCGCTACCGAGGCCGTGGTGGATGCCGTGGCCACGGTTTCTGACACCAGCGCAGAGGAACTGTCCCCTCTCTACGAAGCGGTTGAAACGGATGCCCTCGACCAGTTAGTCGCTCCACGGATACACGAAACCTCGCGTACCGATGTGACAGTGGAATTCACCTACAACGAGAAGCTCGTATCCGTGAACGGGCAGACCATCAAAGTCTACCCGTTAGAGGCGTAGGACGTACCGCTACGTATCGCTGAAGGAATCGTCTCTGCTTCGGATCTCCGGGAGTTCCGTCGTTTCGTCGGTCGACGCACGAGCGTCTATGGACGTCCGGTTCGTACCCAACGGAACCCAATGTCACGAACCGCCGTCGTCGCCGGTGTCGGTCCAAATCTGGGCGCCACGCTCGCACGAAAGCTCGCGGACGAGGGGTGTGCCGTCGGGCTGTTCGCGCGTTCCGAATCCCACATCGAAGAGCTCGAATCGGAGCTACGCACCGGGGGTGCCGACGCGCTCGCGGTACCGACCGACATCACCGACCCCGAGGCGGTCGAACGCGGCTTCGAACGCGTTCGCGAGGCGTTCGGGCCGGTGGACGTTCTGATCAACCACGCCGGCGGCGGCAGCTGGCAGGGGATCCGATCGATCTCGGCGAAGTCGTTCGAGGACGCGTGGCGCATCGGCGCCCTCGGCGGACTGCTCTGTTCGAAGGAGGCGATCGAGGACATGCTCGCCGCCGACGGCGGAACGATCGTGTTCACCGGAGCCACGTCGTCGATCCGCGGTCGCGAGGGAGCGCTCGGCTTCAGCAGCGCGAAGTTCGCCGTTCGAGGGATGGCCGAGTCGATGGCCCGCGAGCTCGGTCCCGAGGGGATCCACGTCGCACACGTCGTGATCGACGGACACGTCCAGCGTCGATCGCCGCCGGACGCCCCGGATCGCGGGGACGTGGAGACGTTACACCCGGAGGCGATCGCGGACAGCTACTGGCACCTCGTCGAGCAGGACAGGAGCGCCTGGACGTTCGAACTCGATCTCCGACCGCACACCGAGGAGTTCTAAGTCGCCACGGCGGTGGGATCGGGGACGACTCGCCGTCCGATCGACGAACTCCGCCGAGTCGACGAACCAACCGGGCGGCGGCCGGCTCACTGGAGCGTGGTTCGGAGCTCCTCGCCGACCGTCTCGAGGCCGTCCCGGGCGGCGTCCAACTGATCGAGCAGGCTCACGAACCCATGGATCATCCCCTCGTACTCGTGGTGTTCGACCGGGACGCCCGCCGACTCGAGCCGATCGGCGTACTCGCGTCCCTCG comes from the Halalkalicoccus sp. CG83 genome and includes:
- a CDS encoding HalOD1 output domain-containing protein, yielding MNSPRNTIDDSGTGCLIEYTMNSSQPATEAVVDAVATVSDTSAEELSPLYEAVETDALDQLVAPRIHETSRTDVTVEFTYNEKLVSVNGQTIKVYPLEA
- a CDS encoding SDR family NAD(P)-dependent oxidoreductase, whose product is MSRTAVVAGVGPNLGATLARKLADEGCAVGLFARSESHIEELESELRTGGADALAVPTDITDPEAVERGFERVREAFGPVDVLINHAGGGSWQGIRSISAKSFEDAWRIGALGGLLCSKEAIEDMLAADGGTIVFTGATSSIRGREGALGFSSAKFAVRGMAESMARELGPEGIHVAHVVIDGHVQRRSPPDAPDRGDVETLHPEAIADSYWHLVEQDRSAWTFELDLRPHTEEF